A genomic stretch from Candidatus Schekmanbacteria bacterium includes:
- the hcp gene encoding hydroxylamine reductase encodes MFCNQCEQAAKGTGCTVAGVCGKDPDIQSLQETLIFGLKGIAAYAWHAKKLGKTDPEVDAFMHEALFTTLTNVNFDLEDHLNMVLKCGQMNLKTMEMLDKAHCERFGNPTPVEVDTGTKAGRGILVTGHDLLDIQELLKQTEGKGINIYTHTEMLPAHAYPEIRKYKHLVGNYGGAWQDQLKEFDAFPGTILATTNCIQVPKESYKDRFFTMGVTSASKEGHIQGHDFSKLIERTLKTQPLAEAPGKKIMTGFHHTAILGIADKVIGAVKAGKIKHFFLIGGCDGAKPGRNYYTKFAEQVPKDCVILTLACGKYRFNKQDFGTIDGIPRLLDIGQCNNAYSAIQVAVALAGAFNCGVNDLPLSLILSWYEQKAVAILLTLLSLNIKGMRLGPTPPAFLTPNVVKVLQDKFDLKLITTPEEDLKAILKK; translated from the coding sequence ATGTTCTGTAACCAGTGCGAACAAGCGGCAAAAGGGACAGGTTGCACTGTCGCCGGTGTGTGCGGGAAAGATCCCGATATTCAATCATTGCAGGAAACTCTTATTTTCGGTTTGAAAGGTATTGCGGCATATGCATGGCACGCAAAGAAACTTGGGAAGACTGACCCTGAGGTGGATGCATTCATGCACGAAGCCTTATTCACAACCCTCACTAATGTGAACTTCGACCTTGAAGACCATCTCAATATGGTACTCAAATGCGGGCAGATGAACCTGAAAACTATGGAGATGCTTGATAAAGCCCACTGCGAGCGTTTTGGCAATCCGACTCCGGTTGAAGTTGATACAGGTACAAAAGCTGGACGCGGAATACTTGTCACCGGTCATGATCTGCTTGATATCCAGGAGCTGTTAAAGCAGACAGAAGGGAAGGGAATCAATATATACACTCACACAGAGATGCTTCCGGCTCACGCTTATCCTGAGATCCGCAAGTACAAACATCTTGTCGGCAACTACGGCGGAGCATGGCAGGACCAGCTTAAAGAATTCGACGCTTTTCCGGGTACGATACTTGCAACAACCAACTGTATCCAGGTTCCAAAAGAATCTTACAAAGACAGATTTTTCACAATGGGAGTTACATCCGCATCAAAAGAAGGCCATATTCAGGGGCATGATTTCTCAAAATTAATTGAAAGAACTCTGAAGACACAGCCTCTCGCTGAAGCGCCGGGCAAAAAGATAATGACAGGTTTCCATCACACTGCGATCCTCGGCATTGCGGACAAGGTAATCGGAGCTGTTAAGGCAGGGAAGATTAAGCATTTCTTCCTGATCGGAGGATGCGACGGTGCAAAACCTGGAAGAAATTATTACACGAAATTTGCGGAACAGGTTCCCAAGGACTGCGTGATACTTACGCTTGCCTGCGGGAAATACCGTTTCAACAAACAGGATTTTGGGACAATAGACGGGATACCGAGGCTTCTCGATATCGGACAATGCAACAACGCGTACAGCGCGATTCAGGTTGCCGTGGCACTTGCCGGCGCTTTCAACTGCGGTGTCAACGACCTTCCTCTGTCACTGATACTGTCATGGTATGAGCAGAAGGCTGTTGCAATTCTTCTTACACTCCTTTCACTTAACATCAAGGGTATGAGACTCGGACCTACGCCTCCTGCATTCCTGACGCCTAACGTAGTTAAGGTTCTTCAGGACAAATTTGACTTAAAGCTTATTACGACTCCGGAGGAAGATTTAAAGGCAATACTCAAAAAGTAA
- a CDS encoding septum formation initiator family protein — translation MARKVKKLRSAVRRAQSRVVVCVLLAYVVIIAVLFFAGDNGYLKIKELETKRVELQSKIDQLRNENTILAKKIDNAKKDPFWTEKVVREELDLVKDGEIVIKMKSTGK, via the coding sequence GTGGCCCGTAAAGTAAAAAAACTAAGAAGTGCTGTAAGGCGCGCACAATCACGCGTGGTAGTATGTGTGCTGCTTGCGTATGTTGTAATAATAGCCGTCCTCTTTTTTGCAGGTGACAACGGTTATCTCAAAATCAAAGAATTGGAAACAAAACGGGTTGAGCTTCAGTCAAAGATAGATCAGCTCAGAAATGAAAATACCATTCTTGCGAAGAAAATTGACAATGCAAAAAAGGATCCGTTCTGGACTGAAAAAGTAGTAAGAGAGGAACTTGATTTGGTAAAAGACGGCGAGATAGTCATTAAAATGAAGAGTACAGGGAAATGA
- a CDS encoding peptide-binding protein, with translation MKHRLVAAFAVLILLIGFGACRKENKSALSPSQEGKVYEPAYGDTIIEGSIGDASTLLPHIASDSASHEIADLIYNGLVRYNKDLIIEGALADSWKVSEDGLTITFNLRKNVKWHDGVPFTSKDVMFTYKLMIDPKTPTAYSGDFLRVKKAEAPDDYTFKVTYDKPFAPALITWSTWILPAHLLEGKDISNVEFGRNPVGTGPYKFKEWKTGEKIVIVSNNDYFEGRPYINRVIYRIIPDNQTMFLELQAGGVDEMGLTPLQYSRQTDSPVFKNNFQKFRYPSFGYTFLGFNLKDEKFKDKKVRQAISYAVNKKEIIDGVNLSLATEAVGPYRSDMWANNPNVNKYPYNPQKSKLLFAEAGWKDIDGDGLLEKNGEKFEFTIITNQGNSMRARTAEIIQKNLKDVGINVKIRIVEWAAFLKDFIHKKNFEAIILGWSIPIEPDLYDVWHSSKTGPDELNFISFSNPEVDKLLEAGRSTFNLDERKKAYGRIQEILADEQPYVFLFVPDSLPAISARFKNIKPEPAGINYNFIKWFVPKELQKFTEMTP, from the coding sequence ATGAAGCATAGACTTGTGGCCGCATTTGCGGTTTTGATTCTATTGATAGGTTTTGGTGCCTGCCGTAAGGAAAACAAATCCGCACTTTCTCCATCACAGGAAGGAAAGGTCTATGAGCCTGCATATGGAGATACAATAATCGAAGGCTCAATAGGAGATGCCTCTACACTGCTTCCTCACATTGCCTCGGACAGCGCATCCCACGAGATTGCCGACCTGATATATAACGGACTTGTCAGATACAATAAGGACCTCATTATTGAAGGCGCACTTGCGGACTCATGGAAAGTTTCTGAAGACGGCCTTACTATCACATTCAATCTCAGAAAGAATGTCAAGTGGCATGACGGAGTTCCTTTCACTTCAAAAGACGTGATGTTCACCTATAAGCTGATGATTGATCCGAAAACACCTACTGCCTACAGCGGTGATTTTCTCCGTGTCAAAAAAGCAGAAGCTCCGGATGACTATACCTTTAAAGTTACCTATGACAAACCATTTGCTCCTGCCCTTATAACCTGGTCAACGTGGATACTGCCGGCACACCTACTTGAAGGAAAAGATATAAGCAACGTTGAATTCGGACGTAATCCCGTAGGAACGGGACCATACAAATTTAAAGAATGGAAAACAGGCGAGAAGATAGTCATTGTTTCAAACAATGATTACTTTGAAGGAAGACCTTATATAAACCGTGTGATTTACAGGATAATCCCTGACAACCAGACAATGTTTCTGGAACTTCAGGCAGGAGGTGTTGATGAGATGGGATTAACACCGCTTCAGTATTCAAGGCAGACCGACTCCCCGGTGTTTAAAAATAACTTTCAAAAATTCCGTTATCCTTCTTTTGGATATACTTTTCTGGGTTTTAACCTGAAGGATGAAAAGTTCAAGGATAAGAAGGTAAGGCAGGCAATAAGTTATGCCGTGAATAAAAAAGAGATAATAGACGGGGTAAATCTGAGCTTGGCAACTGAAGCTGTAGGTCCGTACCGCTCAGATATGTGGGCTAACAATCCAAATGTTAACAAATATCCATATAATCCGCAAAAATCAAAATTACTGTTCGCTGAAGCCGGATGGAAGGATATTGACGGCGATGGTCTGCTTGAAAAGAATGGGGAAAAATTTGAATTTACAATCATAACAAATCAGGGAAACTCAATGAGGGCCCGCACAGCAGAAATCATACAAAAAAATCTTAAGGATGTAGGAATCAATGTGAAGATAAGAATAGTGGAGTGGGCGGCATTCCTTAAAGATTTCATACACAAGAAGAATTTTGAGGCTATTATCCTCGGCTGGTCCATACCCATAGAGCCTGACCTTTACGATGTATGGCATTCGAGCAAAACAGGACCTGATGAACTGAATTTTATTTCTTTCAGCAATCCTGAGGTTGATAAGCTCCTTGAAGCAGGAAGATCAACTTTCAATCTGGATGAAAGGAAAAAAGCTTACGGACGGATACAGGAAATCCTTGCCGATGAGCAGCCTTATGTTTTTTTATTCGTACCCGACTCTCTCCCTGCAATAAGTGCGCGGTTCAAGAATATTAAACCGGAACCAGCCGGTATCAATTATAATTTTATTAAATGGTTCGTCCCTAAAGAACTTCAGAAATTTACTGAAATGACTCCCTGA
- a CDS encoding ABC transporter permease: protein MGTYLIKRFGAMIPLLFGITLISFIVIHLAPGEPTDLATEFNPKASVQAKQQLRELYGLNKPLHLQYFDWLQRIVKFDFGRSFSPDRRLVIDKINERIWITIGINTISLFIIVLIAIPLGVFSATYQYSLFDKISTVIVFLGFAVPTFWLALLLMILFGVNLGWLPISGLKSIDYDNMTFIGKMLDLGRHIVLPLFVSVFGGFAGLSRYSRSNMLEVIRQDYITTARSKGLEERTVIGKHALRNALLPVITILGFSLPGLIGGSVIFETIFAIPGMGQLFYMAVMSRDYPVIMGELVIGAFLTLVGNLIADISYALADPRIRL, encoded by the coding sequence ATGGGAACATATCTAATAAAAAGATTTGGCGCCATGATTCCTTTGCTGTTCGGGATCACACTCATCTCTTTCATAGTGATTCATCTTGCTCCGGGAGAACCCACAGACCTTGCCACAGAGTTTAATCCCAAGGCCTCTGTACAGGCAAAGCAGCAGTTAAGGGAGCTATACGGACTTAACAAGCCGCTTCATCTGCAATACTTTGACTGGCTGCAACGGATAGTCAAATTTGATTTCGGAAGGTCATTCTCCCCTGACAGGAGGCTTGTCATTGACAAGATAAACGAGAGGATATGGATAACGATAGGAATAAACACCATTTCTCTTTTTATAATTGTCCTCATAGCCATACCGCTGGGAGTCTTTTCCGCAACCTATCAGTATTCGCTGTTTGATAAAATCTCCACTGTAATCGTGTTTCTTGGTTTTGCAGTGCCTACATTCTGGCTGGCGCTCCTTCTGATGATTTTATTCGGGGTGAATCTTGGGTGGCTTCCGATTTCCGGATTAAAATCGATTGATTACGATAACATGACTTTTATAGGAAAAATGCTGGACCTTGGCAGGCATATCGTCCTTCCTCTTTTTGTTTCAGTTTTTGGAGGGTTTGCAGGACTTTCAAGATATTCGCGTTCAAACATGCTCGAAGTCATAAGGCAGGATTACATCACAACAGCCCGTTCAAAAGGTCTTGAGGAAAGAACTGTCATCGGGAAACATGCTTTACGAAATGCACTTCTTCCTGTAATCACAATACTTGGTTTCTCACTTCCCGGATTGATAGGAGGGAGCGTTATATTCGAGACGATATTTGCTATTCCCGGTATGGGACAGCTTTTTTATATGGCAGTTATGTCGAGGGATTACCCTGTGATAATGGGAGAGCTGGTGATCGGGGCATTCCTCACGCTTGTGGGGAATCTCATAGCTGATATAAGCTATGCATTGGCAGACCCGAGAATAAGGCTTTAA
- a CDS encoding ABC transporter permease produces MGGESFGKIFWRNFTKNRLALLGAGVVIVLFVVSIFASYLSSYSPDDIDVTQILNPPSRAHIFGTDELGRDVFTRILYGSRISLKVGFVAVGIATLIGVILGSISGFYGKWVDSLVMRVVDIMLCFPSFFLILAVISILEPSIYNIMIVIGVTGWMGVARLVRAEFLSLKERDFVVAARAIGASNLKVMFNHVLPNAMAPVLVSATLGVAAAVLTESALSFLGIGVQPPTPSWGNILTEGKDNIEIAWWLSLFPGFAILITVLSYNLLGEGIRDSLDPRLNI; encoded by the coding sequence ATGGGCGGCGAGAGTTTCGGAAAAATATTCTGGCGTAACTTTACTAAGAACAGGCTTGCACTGCTTGGTGCAGGAGTTGTGATAGTCCTGTTTGTAGTTTCTATCTTTGCCTCCTATCTCTCATCCTATTCTCCTGATGATATTGATGTGACGCAGATATTGAATCCTCCGAGCAGGGCCCACATATTCGGTACAGACGAACTTGGAAGGGATGTTTTTACGAGAATCCTTTACGGCTCAAGGATATCACTTAAAGTCGGTTTTGTGGCTGTAGGCATTGCGACATTGATAGGCGTTATACTTGGAAGTATATCGGGATTCTACGGAAAATGGGTTGACTCGCTTGTGATGAGAGTTGTTGACATCATGCTCTGTTTTCCGTCTTTTTTCCTCATACTTGCAGTGATATCAATCCTTGAACCGAGCATATACAACATAATGATAGTCATCGGAGTTACAGGGTGGATGGGTGTGGCAAGGCTTGTGAGGGCCGAGTTTTTGAGTCTCAAGGAAAGGGACTTTGTCGTGGCTGCAAGGGCGATTGGGGCAAGCAATCTTAAGGTCATGTTCAACCATGTCCTGCCAAATGCAATGGCTCCGGTGCTTGTGTCTGCGACGCTTGGAGTTGCTGCGGCAGTGCTGACAGAGTCTGCCTTAAGCTTCCTTGGCATCGGTGTACAACCTCCTACTCCAAGCTGGGGGAACATACTCACCGAAGGAAAAGATAATATCGAGATTGCCTGGTGGCTTTCACTGTTTCCGGGCTTTGCAATACTTATAACGGTTTTGTCGTACAATCTTCTTGGCGAGGGAATACGCGATTCGCTTGACCCGAGACTTAATATTTAA
- a CDS encoding NTP transferase domain-containing protein, translated as MKKIKLPERLQGTDGVRGLVLRSDSARVKNLSPVEAYVEHGVITEEFAELYGYCLGKFLLNRKFLLSSDSIVVGWDPRDKEGMVVNPFIRGLSRAIKKIITIGIVPTPAAVIFMQYSGAKASVVLTASHNPPEQNGIKIFLAPLGMKLLPSDEAEFSRLIYKTDYSKVKRIKALASVTDMSREAIACFKGFLLSPQNSWIESPSLVSKYSISIDSSNGAYSGISEEIFKSAGFGRVTETAGDLTKPVNEGCGVTEIERKKEWMKENIKDNINDAPEIVHSIYSEAYKFKKEIKSGKTILSGVVFDGDGDRFMRLDYNPASDSIYLMSGDKNAALLCRYLSGRYFRGAKDKRDVLPVLNTIESDVKITSYAEALGFKNTVTGIGDKWILFYSICHFIKEILDNWKTLGLSEKEKKYISDYLVNVKNGKGMSAFHLSDVLNKSGVLFSGERNKRFAGLLYGKKIRFGLAYEESGHAITMGLLKTLDSAVLPVFTGNGIKAALNSFAADVAATAGKSQEKRLSMLRHPFEESYKKTFYVYYSDRKKFTHDSGLRMKLKQAAKAVLKGDATLFLNRISEERKAEEPDLIYYSLSDEKGRNCGALYIRNSGTEEKTQITVKCSKSISGKMCSAGENISHIAGILLKSLTQPNAIIQGKILNILYYGGLSEKELKNSMSPDEIRYFSRVIDDSVKKEGFISMGADGSAKLTEKGRRFIEESKLKTRTACVILAAGKGTRMKSPLPKVLHKLNRKPLLSYSIKLAKDCGIDPVVVVVGYKANMVKKEIGSNGISYAMQREQLGTGHAVMQSEKALKKFDGNVLILYGDVPLLSKKTIISFLNSHLSSGTELSILTADLLNPFGYGRIVRDSKGDFSRIVEEKDTTSSQKKIKEINSGIYCVRADTLFHLLKKLNDNNSQHEYYLTDIAGLLKKGGKNVNVVKTKNAFEIAGINSVEELKRIEKLSKE; from the coding sequence ATGAAAAAAATAAAACTGCCTGAAAGACTTCAGGGTACGGATGGTGTAAGAGGTCTGGTTCTTAGATCAGATTCAGCTCGGGTAAAAAATTTATCTCCAGTTGAAGCTTACGTTGAGCATGGTGTAATCACAGAGGAGTTCGCCGAGCTTTATGGATATTGCCTTGGCAAATTTCTTTTAAACAGGAAATTCCTTTTAAGCAGCGATTCCATAGTGGTTGGCTGGGATCCGCGCGATAAAGAAGGAATGGTTGTAAATCCATTTATCAGAGGGCTTTCCCGCGCTATAAAAAAAATAATCACCATAGGAATAGTCCCTACTCCTGCTGCGGTTATTTTTATGCAATACAGTGGAGCAAAAGCTTCTGTTGTTTTAACTGCATCGCACAATCCTCCGGAGCAGAACGGCATAAAAATTTTTCTTGCTCCTCTTGGAATGAAGCTTCTCCCCTCTGATGAAGCTGAGTTCAGCAGGCTTATCTATAAAACAGATTATTCTAAGGTGAAGAGGATAAAAGCTTTAGCTTCGGTAACAGACATGAGCAGGGAAGCGATTGCCTGCTTTAAGGGTTTTTTACTTTCGCCTCAGAACAGTTGGATTGAATCGCCGTCATTAGTTTCAAAATATTCCATTTCCATAGATTCATCGAATGGCGCTTATTCCGGAATATCAGAAGAGATATTTAAAAGCGCGGGGTTTGGCAGAGTTACAGAAACTGCCGGAGACCTAACTAAACCTGTAAACGAAGGGTGCGGTGTAACTGAGATTGAAAGAAAAAAAGAATGGATGAAAGAGAATATCAAAGATAATATCAATGACGCGCCTGAGATTGTCCACAGTATTTACAGCGAAGCTTACAAATTCAAGAAAGAGATAAAAAGTGGTAAGACTATCCTCTCCGGCGTGGTTTTTGATGGCGATGGCGATCGCTTCATGCGTCTTGATTACAATCCTGCCAGTGATTCAATTTATTTGATGAGCGGTGATAAAAACGCAGCTCTGCTTTGCAGGTATCTTAGCGGCAGATATTTCAGAGGTGCTAAAGATAAGCGGGACGTGCTTCCGGTTTTGAACACTATAGAGTCTGATGTCAAAATCACATCCTATGCGGAGGCATTGGGATTTAAAAATACAGTTACAGGGATAGGCGATAAATGGATTTTATTTTACAGCATTTGTCATTTTATAAAAGAAATATTAGATAATTGGAAAACACTTGGTCTTTCGGAAAAAGAGAAAAAATATATTTCTGATTATCTTGTCAATGTAAAGAACGGTAAAGGAATGAGCGCTTTTCACCTTTCAGATGTTTTAAATAAAAGCGGGGTTTTATTTTCTGGCGAGAGAAATAAGAGATTTGCCGGTCTTCTTTATGGGAAGAAGATAAGATTCGGATTGGCTTACGAAGAGAGCGGCCACGCCATAACAATGGGACTCCTTAAGACTTTAGATTCAGCGGTTCTTCCTGTCTTTACCGGAAACGGGATAAAAGCGGCATTGAATTCATTTGCCGCAGATGTCGCAGCAACTGCCGGAAAATCTCAGGAAAAAAGATTGTCAATGCTCAGGCACCCATTTGAAGAGAGCTATAAAAAAACATTTTATGTTTATTACTCGGACCGCAAAAAGTTTACTCACGATAGCGGCTTAAGAATGAAGCTCAAACAAGCAGCGAAAGCAGTGTTAAAAGGGGACGCAACCCTTTTCTTGAACCGCATTTCGGAAGAAAGAAAAGCTGAGGAACCGGATCTTATTTATTACAGCCTGTCAGATGAGAAAGGGAGGAATTGCGGCGCTCTTTATATAAGGAATTCAGGTACCGAAGAAAAAACCCAGATTACCGTTAAATGCAGTAAATCAATTTCCGGGAAGATGTGCAGTGCAGGAGAGAACATATCACATATTGCAGGGATTTTACTTAAGTCATTGACTCAACCGAATGCCATTATACAGGGGAAGATTCTTAATATTCTTTATTATGGTGGGCTTTCTGAAAAGGAACTTAAAAACTCTATGAGTCCCGATGAGATCAGATATTTTTCACGGGTCATTGATGATTCGGTAAAAAAAGAAGGATTTATTTCAATGGGTGCAGATGGTTCCGCTAAGCTTACAGAAAAAGGAAGAAGGTTCATTGAAGAGTCTAAGCTAAAAACAAGAACAGCCTGTGTAATACTGGCTGCAGGGAAGGGAACACGGATGAAATCCCCTCTGCCCAAGGTACTTCATAAGCTGAATAGAAAACCATTGCTTTCATATTCCATAAAGCTTGCAAAAGATTGCGGCATAGACCCTGTTGTAGTGGTTGTTGGTTACAAGGCGAATATGGTTAAAAAAGAGATTGGCTCGAATGGGATTAGCTACGCCATGCAAAGGGAACAGCTTGGCACAGGCCATGCGGTCATGCAGTCAGAAAAGGCTCTAAAAAAGTTTGATGGGAATGTACTGATTCTCTACGGGGATGTTCCGCTTCTTAGTAAAAAAACAATAATTAGTTTTTTGAATTCGCACCTTAGTTCAGGAACAGAGCTCTCCATATTGACTGCTGATCTTCTAAACCCATTTGGTTACGGAAGGATTGTGAGGGACAGTAAAGGTGATTTCAGCAGGATTGTGGAAGAGAAGGACACAACGTCTTCACAGAAAAAAATAAAGGAGATAAACAGCGGCATATATTGCGTCAGGGCGGACACACTGTTCCATCTGCTTAAAAAACTTAATGATAATAATTCACAGCATGAATACTATCTCACGGACATAGCCGGGCTTTTAAAAAAGGGAGGGAAAAATGTAAACGTTGTAAAAACAAAAAATGCTTTTGAAATAGCCGGTATAAATTCAGTGGAAGAACTTAAAAGGATAGAAAAATTAAGCAAGGAGTAA
- a CDS encoding NYN domain-containing protein, with amino-acid sequence MTAILLIDGYNLIGAFGSLDRDSLENLRNDIIKKLASYKKVKGSNVVVVFDGENSGADSESRDRISGIDLLYSRHGEKADDVIVRMAASGKGKYVIVTSDNDLISRCSSLGCTAITSGEFIDRMELAAALDDEFEDYDDGNIYDTKRITKKKGNGNKLPKKERQRKAKLEKF; translated from the coding sequence ATGACTGCTATATTGCTTATTGACGGCTACAATCTGATTGGAGCCTTCGGTTCGCTTGACAGGGATAGTTTAGAAAATCTGAGAAATGACATTATAAAAAAGCTGGCATCATACAAGAAAGTAAAAGGTTCAAATGTAGTGGTTGTTTTTGACGGAGAGAATTCCGGAGCCGACTCAGAGAGCAGGGACCGGATAAGCGGAATAGATCTCCTGTATTCAAGGCATGGTGAAAAAGCAGATGATGTCATAGTCCGTATGGCAGCTTCAGGGAAGGGGAAATATGTAATTGTCACCAGTGATAATGATCTTATTTCCCGTTGTTCCTCTTTAGGATGCACTGCCATAACTTCAGGGGAATTCATAGACAGGATGGAGCTTGCCGCGGCACTCGATGATGAGTTTGAGGATTATGATGATGGAAACATCTATGATACAAAGAGAATAACAAAGAAAAAAGGGAATGGAAATAAACTTCCCAAGAAGGAGAGGCAGAGGAAGGCGAAGCTGGAAAAATTTTAA
- a CDS encoding N-glycosylase/DNA lyase has translation MIKTHSAVHQSLLEDYSQKKLEIKGRLAEFKKRGESSNKEIFEELAFCILTANASAKMGLRSIEAIKPVLYNGSSEDISQHIKGKHRFWRVRPKFIFETREYLKEEFSFNLKEILKSSKDREDLRDFFAANKRIKGIGYKEASHFLRNIGYSGYAILDKHILNCLREFGVINGEKKPANKPSYLEIEKKMRHFAEEIDIDMDELDLLLWSRQTGEILK, from the coding sequence ATGATTAAAACCCATAGCGCTGTGCATCAAAGCCTTTTGGAAGATTACAGCCAAAAGAAGCTTGAAATAAAGGGGAGGCTTGCAGAGTTTAAAAAACGGGGAGAATCCTCTAACAAGGAAATCTTCGAAGAGCTTGCCTTCTGCATATTGACAGCAAATGCAAGTGCAAAGATGGGGCTGCGCTCAATAGAAGCGATAAAGCCGGTTCTTTATAACGGAAGCTCTGAAGATATAAGTCAGCACATCAAAGGGAAACACCGCTTCTGGAGGGTCCGTCCGAAATTTATTTTCGAGACGCGAGAATATCTTAAAGAAGAATTCAGTTTTAACCTCAAAGAGATATTAAAATCATCAAAAGACAGGGAAGACCTGCGGGATTTTTTTGCCGCAAATAAAAGAATAAAGGGAATCGGTTACAAGGAGGCAAGCCATTTTTTAAGAAACATCGGTTACAGCGGATATGCCATTCTGGATAAGCATATACTTAACTGTCTTAGGGAATTCGGCGTGATCAATGGTGAGAAGAAGCCTGCCAATAAACCCTCTTATCTTGAGATAGAAAAGAAGATGCGCCACTTCGCGGAAGAAATTGACATAGATATGGATGAGCTTGATCTTCTCCTCTGGAGCAGGCAGACCGGCGAGATATTAAAATAA